The Pseudonocardia sp. HH130630-07 DNA window CGCGGATCGGTCGGGGACAGCCCGCACAGCTCGGCGACCCGGCGCAGCCGGTACCGGACGGTGTTGGGGTGCACGAACAACGCGCGGGCGCAGCCCTCCAGGCTGGCCCCGCCCTCCAGGTAGGCGGCGAGGGTCCCCAGCAGCTCGCCGCCCGCGCCGTGCAGCGGGGCGAGGACGTCCTCGGCGAGCCGGCGGCGCGCGGCGGCGTCCCCGCACAGCGCGCGCTCGGGCAGCAGGTCCGCGGCGTCGACCGGGCGCGGCGGGTCGGGGTGCCCCGGTGCGGCGGCCAGCCCGGCGAGCGCCTCGGCGACCGCGGCACCCGTCCCGGCGAGGTCGGCGCTCGGCGGGCCCGCGACCACCGGGCCCGGCCCGAAGTGCTCGGCGACCTCGGCGAGCGCGTCCACCGGTTCCCGGGCGGACCGGCCGGACGGGTGCAGCAGGACGACCAGCCGTCGTCCCTGGACGCCGACCAGGACCTCCTGGCCGAGCCGGGCGGCCGACCGGCGCAGCTCCAGGACCAGCTGCGGGGACTCCGAGCCGGACCCGGGCGCGCTGCCGACCAGGCACGGGACCGGTGCCGCCGGGTCCCAGCCGAGCGCCGCGGCCCGGGAGTCGAGCGCGCCGTCGTCGTCGCCGCGCAGCACGGCGTCGACGACGAGGGACTCCAGCCGGGCGTCCCAGGCCCCGCGGGACTCGGCGGCCCCGGCGTAGACGGTCGCGGCGGCGAACGCGATCTCCCGGCCGAACCGCAGCACGGCCTCGGTCAGCTCGTGCCGTTCGGTGGCGT harbors:
- a CDS encoding PucR family transcriptional regulator, with product MLPHVHRHPVADSTLRRLELASAPLAGACLAEMERRRPWFARLPADQRSGVALVTQTGVANFVSWLREPERTTPLTAEAFRIAPRDLARRISLRQTVELVRIAADVFEEHLPPLAVDATERHELTEAVLRFGREIAFAAATVYAGAAESRGAWDARLESLVVDAVLRGDDDGALDSRAAALGWDPAAPVPCLVGSAPGSGSESPQLVLELRRSAARLGQEVLVGVQGRRLVVLLHPSGRSAREPVDALAEVAEHFGPGPVVAGPPSADLAGTGAAVAEALAGLAAAPGHPDPPRPVDAADLLPERALCGDAAARRRLAEDVLAPLHGAGGELLGTLAAYLEGGASLEGCARALFVHPNTVRYRLRRVAELCGLSPTDPRHAFVLRAALVTDRIDRADAGPAVVPATQR